In the genome of bacterium, the window CGGGTTCGACTCCCGCCCCCTCCGCAGTGAGCATAGCGAACAAGGTGGGGGTGGGAGTCGAACGGGAAAGGGGTCGGGGAAACGGGAGTTTCCCCGTGGCGGAAACATTAAAACCGCTGGGTTTTAAAGAGCGCGCAAGCGCGACGTGAGATTCTCCCGCCCCCTCCGCGCTGCGAAAAAGTCTTTACCGACACTTACTACGACACCGCCAACTATAAGTTGACGACAAAAGACATCTGGCTCCGCGAGCGCGATGGCAAATGGGAGCTGAAGATGGGGCTAAACGAAAACGGGAAACGGATTGCGGATCAGTACGACGAGATTGAGAACGAAGCCGATATTCGGAGCGCATTAAAACTTCCCGCGAGCGGGGAATTGCGCGGTGTGCTTGCGGCAAACGGATACGAGGCATTTTGCGTATGTAAAACCACGCGTAGAAAATATCGCAAGAACGATTTTATTATTGACTTGGACGCGGTTGATTATTCGGACTTTTCCTACAGCTTGGGAGAAATAGAGTTGCTCGTGAATGAAAAATTTGAAATTGGCGGTGCGATAGCGAAAATTTTGGAATTTGCAAAGGCATATAACCTCACCATCGCGCCCGTGCGCGGGAAGGGTGTTGAATATTTGAAACGCAAGAAGCCCGAGCACTACCGCGCGCTCATCGCCGCGGGAGTCGTGGAGGAGACGCCGTAGTTTTTTTCCTACTTCGTACTTCTTACGTCTTATTTCTTGTACTCCCTATTGCAGAAATAATCGGAATGGGCTACCATATTATCTAGTTGAGTAGCCCCTTTTTGATGGAGGTACCCATGAATACGCGCCGGTTCGTCTGCGCGCTCATCCTGAACGTCTTCGTGCTTGCAGGCGCGATGTTTCCCGAGGACAAAAAGCCCGCGCCACCGCCCACGAATCCCGGGTGGCATGAGCTGCTCTTCTACCGTGGTACGGGAAGTTCGTCGACGAAGCAGGAGGAGATGGGAAAGATTGAAATGGAGATGAACGGCGCACTCGCACAAATTCCTGGCATCGAGTGCATCAAGGTGAACCCGGTGTT includes:
- a CDS encoding CYTH domain-containing protein yields the protein MLPPPPRCEKVFTDTYYDTANYKLTTKDIWLRERDGKWELKMGLNENGKRIADQYDEIENEADIRSALKLPASGELRGVLAANGYEAFCVCKTTRRKYRKNDFIIDLDAVDYSDFSYSLGEIELLVNEKFEIGGAIAKILEFAKAYNLTIAPVRGKGVEYLKRKKPEHYRALIAAGVVEETP